Proteins encoded by one window of Lathyrus oleraceus cultivar Zhongwan6 chromosome 1, CAAS_Psat_ZW6_1.0, whole genome shotgun sequence:
- the LOC127076710 gene encoding uncharacterized protein LOC127076710 isoform X1 → MEEIPERAELRRIQREQERERRRIRDRQRRQAMTQEQRERHLARRRRNYQLRRQRAANANANASNVNAPFIPLLPNPLALDSSAGEASTSDEFQGANSSTSLDYRVLSHGIGIPHYGQETLNLGTKVSHGSSVNMESLVYKLDNSPRLRLKQIRHLARNVTGLVADDSAGTNQVAVELKTNEVSNGDLSSMPKSLRLNSVKRLARSVNILPKETEIQKEKNLSPEGIQLLDNESFMAND, encoded by the exons ATGGAAGAGATTCCGGAGAGAGCCGAACTGAGGAGAATTCAGAGAGAGCAAGAGAGGGAGAGAAGGCGGATACGAGATCGACAGAGGAGGCAAGCGATGACGCAAGAACAACGGGAAAGACACCTTGCACGGCGGAGAAGAAACTATCAACTTCGGAGACAAAGAGCGGCGAATGCGAATGCGAATGCTAGTAATGTTAATGCTCCTTTCATTCCTCTTCTTCCTAACCCTCTTGCTCTAGATTCAAGTGCTGGTGAAGCTAGTACTAGTGATGAATTTCAAGGTGCTAATTCTTCGACTTCACTGGACTATAGAGTCCTTAGTCATGGTATTGGTATCCCTCATTATGGACAAGAAACACTGAATTTGGGAACAAAAGTTTCTCATG GTTCATCTGTTAACATGGAAAGTCTAGTTTATAAGCTAGATAATTCTCCAAGGTTGCGTCTGAAACAAATTAGACATCTTGCAAGAAATGTTACAGGTTTAGTGGCTGATGATTCTGCTGGAACTAACCAGGTTGCAGTTGAGTTGAAAACAAATGAAGTATCAAATGGTGATTTGA GTAGCATGCCAAAATCTTTGCGTTTGAATTCAGTGAAGCGTCTTGCTCGATCAGTTAATATTCTACCCAAAGAGACTGAAATTCAGAAGGAAAAAAATTTGTCTCCGGAAGGAATTCAATTACTTGATAATGAAAGCTTTATGGCCAATGATTAA